A part of Streptomyces sp. NBC_01210 genomic DNA contains:
- a CDS encoding chitinase, which yields MRPVTSTLRKSAIGAAALGLLGSLALTAFPAAGAVPEAPQAVAPAASGAMAAAPYEYLGWGSPQKPTDVMAATGVKWFTLAFILSDGGCNPKWDGSRGLKGGSDESAIKSIRAAGGDIVVSVGGWSGAKLGEKCSSATALAGAYQKVIDAYKLKAFDIDIENTEFGNATVRQRVVDALKIVEQKNPGIVTYITMGTTPSGPDATGKDLIKRGAKAGLAADAWVIMPFDFGGHSGSMGQASVSALEGLKGAVKSAYAYNDAVAYQHIGVSSMNGKTDEAGETVTQGDFKTILAYARQHHIARYAFWSVNRDRSCGSGGDADACSGVSQSPYAYTKIVAQYAG from the coding sequence GTGCGACCCGTCACCTCAACGCTCCGTAAGTCCGCGATCGGCGCGGCGGCCCTCGGGCTCCTGGGTTCACTGGCTCTGACGGCTTTCCCTGCCGCCGGCGCGGTCCCGGAGGCCCCGCAGGCTGTGGCTCCCGCAGCCTCGGGCGCGATGGCCGCAGCACCGTACGAATATCTCGGCTGGGGCAGCCCCCAGAAGCCGACCGACGTCATGGCGGCGACCGGCGTGAAGTGGTTCACGCTCGCCTTCATCCTCTCCGACGGCGGCTGCAACCCGAAGTGGGACGGCAGCCGCGGGCTCAAGGGCGGCTCCGACGAGAGCGCCATCAAGTCCATACGGGCGGCGGGCGGTGACATCGTCGTCTCCGTCGGCGGTTGGAGCGGCGCGAAGCTCGGCGAGAAGTGCTCCAGCGCCACCGCGCTCGCCGGGGCGTACCAGAAAGTGATCGATGCGTACAAGCTCAAGGCCTTCGACATCGACATCGAGAACACCGAGTTCGGCAACGCGACGGTGCGTCAGCGGGTCGTCGATGCGCTGAAGATCGTCGAGCAGAAGAACCCCGGCATCGTCACCTACATCACCATGGGCACCACCCCGAGCGGCCCGGACGCCACCGGCAAGGACCTGATCAAGCGCGGCGCCAAGGCGGGACTGGCCGCCGACGCCTGGGTGATCATGCCCTTCGACTTCGGCGGCCACAGCGGCAGCATGGGCCAGGCCTCGGTCAGCGCCCTCGAAGGCCTCAAGGGTGCCGTCAAGAGCGCGTACGCATACAACGACGCCGTCGCCTACCAGCACATCGGCGTCTCGTCGATGAACGGCAAGACCGATGAGGCCGGAGAGACCGTCACCCAGGGCGACTTCAAAACGATCCTCGCCTACGCCCGGCAGCACCACATCGCGCGCTACGCCTTCTGGTCGGTCAACCGCGACCGCAGCTGCGGCTCCGGCGGCGACGCGGACGCCTGCAGCGGCGTGTCCCAGTCCCCCTACGCCTACACCAAGATCGTCGCGCAGTACGCGGGCTGA
- a CDS encoding PQQ-dependent sugar dehydrogenase: MRRSNSVGTAAVAGAAALVAGLVQSANAGEPAAVGAKGAPTGITTISTGWTIPWGTSWMPDGSTALVTERNSFKVFKVTPTGARTQVGAVPNSQTTGGEGGLMGVAVDPDWASNHYVYFMHTSSDGNRIARMTYDGSTLKDYKALLQGIKKNKYHNGGRLAFGPDGYLYATTGDAQTGSNAQDKNSLNGKILRMTKDGRPAPGNPFNNYVFSMGHRNPQGIAFDPQGRLWEAELGQSSKDELNLIKAGKNYGWPTCEGNCSVSGMTNPKKTWSVSEASPSGVAIVDGAVYMAALKGERLWQIPINAGNENVGTAKAFYVGRYGRLRAVTKVPGSNQLWLSTTNADGNGGEPAGSDKIFRVTIG, from the coding sequence ATGCGACGCAGCAACTCAGTCGGCACGGCGGCTGTGGCGGGCGCGGCAGCGCTCGTCGCAGGGCTCGTCCAGTCGGCGAACGCCGGCGAACCGGCGGCCGTCGGAGCAAAGGGCGCCCCGACCGGCATCACCACCATCTCCACCGGCTGGACGATCCCGTGGGGCACCTCCTGGATGCCCGACGGCTCCACGGCCCTGGTCACCGAGCGCAACTCGTTCAAGGTCTTCAAGGTGACACCCACCGGTGCCAGGACGCAGGTCGGAGCCGTCCCCAACTCCCAGACCACGGGCGGTGAAGGCGGACTGATGGGCGTCGCCGTGGACCCGGACTGGGCGTCGAACCACTACGTGTACTTCATGCACACCTCGTCCGACGGCAACCGCATCGCCCGTATGACGTACGACGGTTCCACGCTCAAGGACTACAAGGCCCTGCTCCAGGGGATCAAGAAGAACAAGTACCACAACGGCGGACGGCTGGCCTTCGGCCCCGACGGCTATCTGTACGCCACGACGGGCGACGCCCAGACCGGCTCCAACGCCCAGGACAAGAACTCCCTCAACGGCAAGATCCTGCGGATGACGAAGGACGGCAGGCCCGCGCCGGGCAACCCGTTCAACAACTATGTCTTCAGCATGGGCCACCGCAACCCGCAGGGCATCGCCTTCGACCCGCAGGGCCGGCTGTGGGAGGCCGAGCTCGGCCAGAGCTCCAAGGACGAGCTCAACCTCATCAAGGCGGGCAAGAACTACGGCTGGCCGACCTGTGAGGGCAACTGCTCCGTCTCCGGGATGACCAACCCGAAGAAGACCTGGAGCGTCTCCGAGGCCTCGCCCAGCGGTGTCGCGATCGTCGACGGCGCGGTGTACATGGCGGCGCTGAAGGGCGAGCGGCTCTGGCAGATCCCGATCAACGCAGGCAACGAGAACGTCGGCACGGCGAAGGCGTTCTACGTCGGCAGATACGGGCGGCTGCGCGCGGTCACCAAGGTGCCGGGGTCGAACCAGCTCTGGCTCTCGACGACGAACGCGGACGGGAACGGGGGTGAGCCGGCCGGCTCCGACAAGATCTTCCGGGTGACGATCGGCTGA
- a CDS encoding AMP-dependent synthetase/ligase — MAAAPQVGGLADAVFDHALDDPDRIALGRKDDAGEWQDVTSAQFRDEVLALAKGLLAHGVRFGDRVALMCPTRYEWTLFDFALWTVGAQSVPVYPTSSAEQVFWMLHDSGVTACMVEHEDHAMTIGSVIDRLPQLKRLWQLNAGAVAELVQAGAHIDAEVVHRHRRAVTPDSIATIIYTSGTTGRPKGCVLTHANFMFESDTMIGRWEPVFHSRPGDEASTLLFLPLSHVFGRMVEVAAVRGRVKLGHQPVMQASALIPDLAAFRPTFILAVPYIFEKVFNAARRKAEADGKSGPFAKAVEVAVKYAEAVEQRAFGLGPGPSAGLRLQHQFFEKVVYGKVRDAMGGRVRHAMSGGSGMDRRLGLFFEGAGVTVFEGYGLTETTAAATANPPERTRYGTVGQPIPGTTVHIADDGEVWLHGAHVFSGYLGDPKSTDAVLHDGWLATGDLGALDEDGYLTITGRKKEILVTSGGKSVSPAGLEERVRNHPLVSQCIVVGNDRPYIAALVTVDQEAVDHWLAMQGKPPLPAAELVRNPELETEVRRAVVAANTLVSKAESIRTFRILAHPFSEEHGLLTPSLKLKRKAIEAAYAVEVDALYH; from the coding sequence ATGGCCGCGGCGCCTCAGGTCGGCGGACTGGCGGATGCGGTCTTCGACCATGCCCTGGACGACCCTGACCGGATCGCGCTCGGCCGCAAGGACGATGCCGGAGAATGGCAGGACGTCACCTCCGCCCAGTTCCGTGACGAGGTGCTGGCGCTGGCCAAGGGGCTGCTCGCGCACGGGGTGCGGTTCGGGGACCGCGTCGCGCTGATGTGCCCTACGCGCTACGAGTGGACGCTGTTCGACTTCGCGCTGTGGACGGTCGGCGCCCAGTCCGTGCCGGTCTACCCCACTTCCTCGGCCGAGCAGGTCTTCTGGATGCTGCACGACTCCGGGGTCACGGCCTGCATGGTGGAGCACGAGGACCACGCCATGACCATCGGCTCGGTGATCGACCGGCTGCCGCAGCTGAAGCGGCTCTGGCAGCTGAACGCCGGCGCGGTGGCCGAACTGGTCCAGGCGGGCGCGCACATCGACGCCGAGGTGGTGCACCGGCACCGGCGGGCGGTGACCCCCGACTCCATCGCCACCATCATCTACACCTCGGGCACCACCGGCCGTCCCAAGGGCTGTGTGCTCACCCACGCCAACTTCATGTTCGAGAGCGACACCATGATCGGCCGGTGGGAGCCGGTCTTCCACTCGCGGCCGGGCGACGAGGCCTCCACACTGCTCTTCCTCCCCCTCTCGCACGTCTTCGGGCGGATGGTCGAGGTCGCGGCCGTCCGTGGCCGGGTCAAGCTCGGCCATCAGCCGGTGATGCAGGCGAGCGCGCTCATTCCCGACCTGGCCGCGTTCCGGCCGACCTTCATCCTGGCCGTGCCGTACATCTTCGAGAAGGTCTTCAACGCAGCTCGCCGCAAGGCAGAGGCCGACGGCAAGTCGGGCCCCTTCGCCAAGGCCGTCGAAGTGGCGGTGAAGTACGCGGAAGCCGTCGAGCAACGGGCCTTCGGACTCGGCCCCGGGCCCTCCGCCGGGCTTCGGCTGCAGCACCAGTTCTTCGAGAAGGTCGTGTACGGGAAGGTCCGCGACGCGATGGGCGGCCGCGTACGGCACGCGATGTCCGGCGGCTCGGGCATGGACCGGCGGCTCGGCCTCTTCTTCGAAGGCGCGGGCGTCACTGTCTTCGAGGGGTACGGACTCACCGAGACGACCGCCGCGGCGACGGCCAACCCGCCCGAGCGCACCCGGTACGGCACGGTCGGTCAGCCGATCCCCGGCACCACGGTGCACATCGCGGATGACGGCGAGGTGTGGCTGCACGGCGCCCATGTCTTCTCGGGGTATCTCGGCGACCCGAAGTCCACCGACGCCGTTCTGCACGACGGCTGGCTGGCCACCGGGGACCTCGGAGCGCTCGACGAGGACGGCTATCTGACGATCACCGGGCGGAAGAAGGAGATCCTGGTGACCTCGGGCGGCAAGAGTGTCTCGCCCGCGGGCCTGGAGGAGCGGGTACGCAACCATCCGCTGGTGTCGCAGTGCATCGTCGTCGGCAACGACCGGCCGTATATCGCGGCACTGGTCACCGTCGATCAGGAGGCCGTCGACCACTGGCTGGCGATGCAGGGCAAGCCGCCGCTCCCGGCGGCCGAGCTGGTGCGCAACCCGGAGCTGGAGACGGAGGTCCGGCGGGCGGTGGTGGCCGCCAACACCCTGGTGTCGAAGGCCGAGTCGATCCGTACGTTCCGGATCCTGGCGCATCCCTTCAGCGAGGAGCACGGGCTGCTCACCCCTTCGCTCAAGCTCAAGCGGAAGGCGATCGAGGCGGCGTACGCGGTCGAGGTGGACGCGCTCTACCACTGA
- a CDS encoding MFS transporter produces MHKWGPLTAVCLGTFMLLLDVTVVIVALPDMAGALDASLTDLQWVIDIYALVLAALLLGAGAAADVIGRRRMYVAGTALFAAASLGCGLASGPVALITMRGVQGLGAAAMFATTLSLLSAAYEGRDRSLALGVWGAVSGAAAALGPVLGGVLTQSLGWRWIFFINLPVSVAAIWLTLRAIRPSERGARRVDWAGTAAFALFAGATTYAVVRAGEEGWASARTGATFAVAAVALAAFVAVERRVADPLIDLSLFGRPSFMAVMAAGLAYNAAAFGVMPYLSIWLQTVLGMSPVRAGLALLPLAATAFVVAAASGRLLHGAPHRWVIGGGLLLIGGGTLAQAVLDADSGWAALTAGLAVSGVGVGLVSPGLAGAALASVPQRNAGMAGGAVNTFRQLGFALGVAIFGTIAAARMTRSLDTAGVDGAADAAHTLAGGGVDALRGTATDEVLRAAFASGLNTAAVTAGIAGLLAGLAVLVWVRASTAPEGLVQTKTPIPVERR; encoded by the coding sequence ATGCACAAGTGGGGACCGTTGACCGCGGTCTGTCTGGGGACATTCATGCTGCTGCTCGATGTGACGGTGGTGATCGTCGCGCTGCCCGACATGGCGGGCGCGCTGGATGCCTCGCTCACCGATCTCCAGTGGGTGATCGACATCTATGCGCTGGTGCTGGCGGCGCTGCTGCTCGGCGCCGGGGCGGCGGCCGATGTGATCGGGCGACGCCGGATGTATGTGGCGGGCACGGCGCTGTTCGCCGCGGCGTCGCTGGGCTGCGGGCTGGCCTCGGGACCGGTCGCGCTGATCACGATGCGCGGCGTCCAGGGGCTCGGCGCGGCCGCGATGTTCGCCACCACCCTGTCGCTGCTCAGCGCGGCGTACGAGGGCAGGGACCGGTCCCTGGCCCTCGGGGTGTGGGGCGCGGTCAGCGGGGCGGCCGCCGCGCTCGGGCCCGTGCTCGGCGGAGTGCTCACGCAGAGCCTGGGCTGGCGGTGGATCTTCTTCATCAATCTGCCGGTGAGCGTGGCGGCGATCTGGCTGACGCTCCGCGCGATACGGCCCTCCGAGCGGGGCGCGCGGCGGGTCGACTGGGCCGGTACGGCGGCCTTCGCACTGTTCGCCGGGGCCACGACGTACGCGGTGGTGCGGGCCGGCGAGGAGGGCTGGGCATCGGCGCGGACCGGCGCGACGTTTGCCGTGGCGGCTGTCGCGCTTGCCGCTTTCGTCGCGGTGGAGCGCCGCGTCGCCGATCCGCTGATCGATCTGTCCCTGTTCGGGCGGCCTTCGTTCATGGCCGTGATGGCGGCGGGTCTGGCGTACAATGCGGCCGCCTTCGGCGTCATGCCGTACCTCTCGATCTGGCTGCAGACGGTGCTCGGCATGAGTCCGGTCCGGGCCGGTCTCGCGCTGCTGCCGCTCGCCGCCACGGCGTTCGTGGTGGCCGCGGCGTCCGGTCGGCTGCTGCACGGCGCCCCGCACCGGTGGGTGATCGGCGGCGGGCTGCTGCTCATCGGCGGCGGCACGCTGGCGCAGGCCGTGCTGGACGCGGATTCGGGCTGGGCAGCCCTGACGGCCGGGCTCGCCGTGTCGGGTGTCGGTGTGGGGCTGGTCTCGCCCGGACTCGCGGGCGCCGCGCTGGCTTCCGTACCGCAGCGGAACGCCGGCATGGCGGGCGGCGCGGTCAACACCTTCCGCCAGCTCGGTTTCGCGCTCGGCGTCGCGATCTTCGGTACGATCGCCGCCGCCCGGATGACCCGGTCGCTGGATACCGCCGGCGTCGATGGAGCCGCGGACGCCGCGCACACACTCGCGGGCGGCGGTGTCGATGCGCTGCGCGGTACGGCGACGGATGAGGTGCTGCGCGCGGCCTTCGCCTCGGGGCTGAACACCGCCGCGGTCACCGCGGGGATCGCCGGGCTGCTGGCCGGCCTCGCGGTGCTGGTGTGGGTGCGGGCCTCCACCGCTCCGGAGGGACTGGTCCAGACCAAAACCCCGATACCCGTAGAGCGCAGGTGA
- a CDS encoding Lrp/AsnC family transcriptional regulator — protein MESHLPDALDLQLLHALDTDGRASFSRIAAVLGVSDQTVARRFRRLRAEFGVRVVAVRDVERLGQEQWMLRLRCTPDAADSIARALARRPDTAWIGLTSGGTEVVGMTRMRTRGEHDDLLLGKLPRTPSIVEIRAHQLLHGFYGGPSGWLGKRRALTPDQVDALRPVFGEAPTPDGGTRITADDEQLVAALEGDGRASFAELQAATGRSESAVRRRLDQLLRSGALFIDVQFDSGAFGFGTRALLWITAAPSAMDAVGRALATHPEVAFAAATAGHCNLVAVIVCRDTASVYRYLNEDLGRLEGVQHVECAPVLRTVKQLRYEERR, from the coding sequence GTGGAATCCCACCTCCCGGACGCGCTTGACCTGCAGTTGCTGCATGCCCTGGACACCGACGGACGCGCATCCTTCAGCCGCATCGCCGCCGTGCTGGGCGTCTCCGACCAGACGGTCGCCCGCCGATTCCGGCGGCTGCGTGCCGAGTTCGGAGTACGCGTCGTCGCCGTCCGCGACGTCGAACGCCTCGGCCAGGAGCAGTGGATGCTGCGGCTGCGCTGCACCCCCGACGCCGCCGACTCCATCGCCCGCGCCCTCGCACGCCGCCCCGACACCGCCTGGATCGGTCTCACTTCGGGCGGTACGGAGGTCGTCGGCATGACCCGGATGCGTACCCGAGGCGAACACGACGACCTGCTCCTCGGCAAGCTCCCGCGCACCCCGAGCATCGTCGAGATCCGCGCCCACCAGCTGCTGCACGGTTTCTACGGCGGCCCCTCGGGGTGGCTGGGCAAAAGACGCGCGCTCACCCCCGACCAGGTCGACGCCCTGCGCCCGGTGTTCGGCGAGGCGCCGACCCCGGACGGGGGGACGCGCATCACCGCCGACGACGAACAGCTGGTCGCCGCGCTTGAAGGCGACGGCCGGGCGAGCTTCGCCGAACTGCAGGCGGCCACCGGTCGCTCGGAGTCCGCCGTACGCCGCAGGCTCGACCAACTCCTGCGCTCGGGCGCGCTCTTCATCGACGTGCAGTTCGACTCGGGCGCCTTCGGCTTCGGCACCAGGGCCCTGCTGTGGATCACCGCGGCCCCTTCGGCGATGGATGCCGTCGGCCGAGCGCTCGCCACCCATCCGGAAGTGGCCTTCGCCGCCGCGACGGCCGGCCACTGCAATCTGGTGGCGGTCATCGTCTGCCGCGACACGGCCTCCGTCTACCGCTACTTGAACGAGGATCTGGGCCGTCTGGAGGGCGTGCAGCATGTGGAGTGCGCGCCGGTGCTGCGAACGGTGAAGCAGCTGCGGTACGAGGAGCGCCGCTGA
- a CDS encoding LysR substrate-binding domain-containing protein produces MYDPAQLRTFLAVAQTLSFTQAAHRLGLRQSTVSQHVRRLEDATGRQLFSRDTHSVELTEDGEAMLGFARTILQAHERASAFFAGTRLRGRLRFGASEDFVLTRLPEILESFRRDHPEVDLELTVELSGTLHERLEAGRLDLVLAKRRAGDTHGELVWQDTLTWIGAPRLRLDPDRPVPLIVFPPPGITRARALEVLELHGRAWHIACTSTSLSGLIAAAQAGLGVMAHTRGLIPPGLVPVPARAGLPELGDVDFVLLHGHRQDAAQEAADALASTILAAGDRLHRPAGPRRPVSRPVSRPTGRRGGP; encoded by the coding sequence ATGTACGACCCGGCCCAGCTCCGTACCTTCCTGGCGGTCGCCCAGACCCTGAGCTTCACCCAGGCCGCCCACCGTCTCGGCCTGCGCCAGTCGACGGTCAGCCAGCATGTGCGCCGCCTGGAGGACGCGACCGGGCGCCAGCTGTTCAGCCGGGACACCCACAGCGTGGAGCTCACCGAGGACGGCGAGGCGATGCTCGGCTTCGCGCGCACAATCCTTCAGGCGCACGAGCGCGCGTCCGCGTTCTTCGCGGGCACCCGGCTGCGCGGACGGCTCCGCTTCGGCGCCTCCGAGGACTTCGTACTGACCCGGCTCCCCGAGATCCTGGAGTCCTTCCGCCGCGACCACCCCGAGGTCGATCTGGAGCTCACGGTCGAGCTGTCGGGCACCCTGCACGAGCGCCTGGAGGCGGGCCGGCTCGATCTGGTGCTCGCCAAGCGCCGGGCAGGCGACACCCACGGCGAGCTGGTCTGGCAGGATACCCTGACCTGGATCGGCGCACCTCGGCTGCGGCTGGACCCGGACCGCCCGGTGCCGCTGATCGTCTTCCCTCCTCCGGGCATCACACGCGCCCGCGCCCTGGAGGTCCTGGAACTCCACGGCCGCGCCTGGCACATCGCGTGTACGAGTACCAGCCTGAGCGGTCTGATCGCGGCGGCGCAGGCCGGGCTCGGCGTGATGGCCCACACCCGCGGGCTCATTCCGCCCGGCCTGGTCCCGGTCCCGGCCCGCGCGGGACTGCCCGAGCTGGGCGATGTGGACTTCGTCCTGCTGCACGGCCACCGCCAGGATGCCGCCCAGGAGGCCGCGGACGCCCTGGCATCGACCATCCTGGCGGCCGGCGACCGGCTGCACCGTCCGGCCGGACCGCGGCGCCCGGTCAGTCGCCCGGTGAGTCGCCCGACCGGTCGCCGAGGCGGTCCGTGA
- a CDS encoding bile acid:sodium symporter family protein, with protein MSRRTLQLPSWLPDPYITALLGTVVLAALLPASGAAADVAGGASTGAVALLFFLYGARLSTREALDGLKHWRLHLTVLASTFLLFPLLGLAAKGLEPLVLTPQLYSGLLFLCLVPSTIQSSIAFTSIARGNVPAAICAGSFSSLAGIFMTPLLAALLLGGSAGGFSADSLLKIVLQLLVPFLAGQLLRRWVGGFLTRHKKALGYVDRGSILLVVYTAFSEGMVAGVWHQVTPVRLGALLLVEALLLAAMLALTWYGSKRLGFGREDRIAIQFAGSKKSLAAGLPMASVLFGAHASLAVLPLMLFHQMQLMVCAVLAKRRARDVPAGAVVAGEAREARPENAGARG; from the coding sequence ATGAGCCGCCGCACGTTGCAGTTGCCGTCCTGGCTGCCGGATCCCTACATCACGGCGCTGCTCGGAACGGTGGTCCTTGCGGCACTGCTTCCGGCGTCGGGGGCGGCGGCCGACGTGGCCGGCGGGGCGTCGACCGGGGCCGTGGCCCTGCTCTTCTTCCTGTACGGCGCGCGGCTCTCGACGCGCGAGGCGCTCGACGGACTCAAGCACTGGCGGCTCCATCTGACGGTGCTGGCCTCGACGTTCCTTCTCTTCCCGCTGCTGGGCCTCGCGGCGAAGGGTCTCGAGCCGCTGGTGCTGACGCCGCAGCTCTACAGCGGTCTGTTGTTCCTGTGCCTGGTGCCGTCGACGATCCAGTCGTCGATCGCCTTCACCTCCATCGCCCGCGGCAATGTGCCGGCGGCGATCTGCGCGGGGTCCTTCTCCAGCCTCGCCGGCATCTTCATGACGCCGCTGCTGGCGGCGCTGCTGCTGGGCGGCAGCGCGGGCGGCTTCTCGGCGGACTCGCTGCTGAAGATCGTGCTGCAGCTGCTGGTGCCGTTCCTCGCGGGGCAGTTGCTGCGGAGGTGGGTCGGCGGCTTCCTGACGCGTCACAAGAAGGCGCTCGGGTACGTCGACCGTGGGTCGATCCTGCTGGTGGTCTACACGGCCTTCAGCGAAGGCATGGTCGCGGGTGTCTGGCACCAGGTGACACCCGTCCGCCTCGGCGCGCTGCTGCTCGTCGAGGCGCTGCTGCTCGCGGCGATGCTGGCGCTGACGTGGTACGGGTCGAAGCGGCTCGGCTTCGGCCGGGAGGACCGGATCGCGATCCAGTTCGCGGGGTCGAAGAAGAGCCTGGCGGCGGGGCTGCCGATGGCGAGTGTGCTGTTCGGGGCACATGCGAGCCTGGCCGTGCTGCCGTTGATGTTGTTCCACCAGATGCAGCTGATGGTCTGCGCGGTGCTGGCGAAGCGGCGGGCGCGGGATGTGCCGGCGGGGGCGGTGGTGGCGGGCGAGGCGCGGGAGGCGCGGCCGGAGAATGCGGGGGCGCGGGGGTGA
- a CDS encoding quinone oxidoreductase family protein, whose translation MRRVRYEVNGGPEVLFTEDVPAPVAGPGELLIRSEAIGVTLPTVRKVREATEPARLGGEVAGTVEAVGEGVTAFAPGNRVTGLCFAYGYAELAVIHESMASRIPDHATAVDAVALVRSGLVARGAYEASRPQPGESVLVTAAASGVGQLAVQLAKLSGAARVVAASGSPEKAEFLYGLGADEVVTYPDASWGEPVDVVLDGVGGELLAPALAALAPGGRLVAYSSGGGTVQAYDLLVGAKSVIGFQMARIARTRPDLYAGWLHELWELHASGRVRTRVAAELPLDRAPEAHALIESRGNLGKVVLVPA comes from the coding sequence ATGCGCCGCGTTCGCTATGAAGTCAACGGCGGCCCCGAAGTCCTGTTCACCGAGGACGTCCCGGCGCCGGTCGCGGGCCCCGGCGAACTGCTGATCCGGTCCGAGGCGATCGGCGTGACGCTGCCGACGGTACGCAAGGTGCGCGAGGCCACAGAGCCGGCGCGGCTGGGCGGCGAGGTGGCGGGCACGGTCGAGGCGGTCGGCGAGGGCGTGACCGCCTTCGCACCGGGCAACCGGGTGACCGGGCTCTGTTTCGCGTACGGATACGCCGAACTTGCCGTGATCCACGAGTCGATGGCCTCCCGCATCCCGGACCACGCCACGGCGGTGGACGCGGTCGCGCTGGTCCGCAGCGGTCTGGTCGCCCGCGGCGCGTACGAGGCTTCGCGGCCACAGCCGGGTGAGTCGGTACTGGTCACGGCGGCGGCGAGCGGGGTGGGCCAACTCGCCGTCCAGCTCGCGAAACTGTCGGGCGCGGCCCGGGTCGTCGCGGCGTCGGGGTCGCCGGAGAAGGCGGAGTTCCTGTACGGCCTGGGGGCGGACGAGGTGGTGACGTACCCGGACGCGTCGTGGGGCGAGCCGGTGGACGTCGTGCTGGACGGCGTCGGCGGGGAGTTGCTGGCACCGGCCCTGGCGGCTCTCGCCCCGGGCGGCCGACTGGTCGCCTACAGTTCGGGCGGCGGCACGGTCCAGGCGTACGACCTGCTGGTCGGCGCGAAATCGGTGATCGGCTTCCAGATGGCGCGCATCGCGAGAACGCGACCGGATCTGTACGCGGGGTGGCTGCACGAGTTGTGGGAGCTGCACGCGTCGGGCCGCGTGCGGACGAGGGTTGCGGCGGAACTCCCGCTGGACCGGGCGCCTGAGGCCCATGCGCTGATCGAGTCCCGGGGGAACCTGGGCAAGGTGGTCCTGGTTCCGGCGTGA
- a CDS encoding MarR family winged helix-turn-helix transcriptional regulator, translating to MADTPPAPARLRALPSWLLGRAATRGRGLVATALADEGMKMWHHAVLSAVVELGPIAQAELGRVLSVDPKDMVGILNDLQEDGLVSRAPDPADRRKNAITVTTAGRRKLRRCESVADRANGELLAELTPAERDQFLALLRRIADPAAPCD from the coding sequence ATGGCCGACACCCCGCCCGCACCCGCCCGCCTCCGTGCCCTCCCCAGCTGGCTCCTCGGCCGCGCGGCCACCCGGGGCCGCGGTCTCGTCGCCACGGCTCTCGCCGACGAGGGCATGAAGATGTGGCACCATGCGGTGCTCTCCGCCGTCGTCGAACTCGGCCCGATCGCCCAGGCCGAGCTCGGCCGCGTGCTGTCCGTCGACCCCAAGGACATGGTCGGCATCCTCAACGACCTCCAGGAGGACGGGCTGGTCAGCCGCGCCCCCGACCCCGCCGACCGGCGTAAGAACGCCATCACCGTCACCACCGCGGGCCGCCGCAAGCTCCGGCGCTGCGAATCCGTCGCCGACCGCGCCAACGGCGAGCTGCTCGCGGAGCTGACGCCCGCCGAACGTGACCAATTCCTCGCGCTGCTGAGGCGGATCGCGGACCCCGCCGCGCCCTGCGACTGA
- a CDS encoding (2Fe-2S) ferredoxin domain-containing protein has translation MTTTYAIRPFGARPCTLVVCRGCCCGDARKNPGTDHEGQLARLWEAAAGSDGRLAVRTSDCLGPCGQANVIVVQPSTEGRRRGARAAWIGWALDDDCTDDILAWVRAGGPGLAELPATLELQTIPAPAEARRRARTSRRA, from the coding sequence GTGACGACGACGTACGCGATACGCCCTTTCGGCGCCCGCCCTTGCACCCTGGTCGTCTGCCGTGGGTGCTGTTGCGGTGACGCCCGGAAGAACCCCGGCACCGACCACGAGGGTCAGTTGGCCAGGCTGTGGGAGGCGGCCGCGGGCTCCGACGGCCGGCTCGCGGTCCGTACGAGCGACTGTCTCGGCCCCTGCGGTCAGGCAAATGTGATTGTGGTCCAGCCCTCCACGGAGGGCCGTCGCCGAGGAGCTCGCGCGGCCTGGATCGGCTGGGCGCTGGACGACGACTGCACGGACGACATCCTGGCCTGGGTGCGGGCGGGCGGCCCCGGCCTCGCGGAACTCCCCGCCACGCTCGAACTCCAGACGATCCCGGCCCCGGCGGAAGCCCGCCGCCGCGCTCGCACGTCGCGCCGTGCGTAG